One window of Myripristis murdjan chromosome 8, fMyrMur1.1, whole genome shotgun sequence genomic DNA carries:
- the dnaja3a gene encoding dnaJ heat shock protein family (Hsp40) member A3a isoform X2 codes for MMASSAVRSSTRWITVVVSSGRRRASGSFLCSSHAGLRTVSTLGAQKRWPGGSPGCGGTGHALTLRGLSVPGIKSPYTVCTLSFHTSAPASNKQDFYQILGIPRTATQKEIKKAYYQMAKKYHPDTNKDDPQAKEKFAQLAEAYEVLSDEVKRKQYDTYGSAGFDAGQAGGRQQYWSGQASSVDPEELFRKIFGEFSGGRGFGDFGAIFDQPQEYIMELTFTQAAKGVNKEMSVNLDTTCQRCDGKGHEPGTKVQHCHYCNGSGMETVNTGPFVMRSTCRRCGGKGTVIATPCHSCHGTGQTKQRKTVMVPVPAGVEDGQTVRMPIGKKEVFITFRVQKSPVFRRDGADVHSDVFVSVAQAILGGTARTQGLYETLNLSIPAGIQTDQRIRLSGKGIARVSGYGFGDHYIHVKIKVPKTLTDRQRALLMSYAEDETDVEGTVNGVTVTTTGKRFTGN; via the exons ATGATGGCGTCCTCGGCGGTCCGCAGCTCCACACGCTGGATTACTGTTGTCGTGTCCTCTGGACGTCGACGAGCTAGCGGTAGTTTTCTGTGCTCGTCACACGCAGGGCTCCGCACTGTCTCTACCCTGGGAGCGCAAAAGCGATGGCCGGGAGGGAGCCCGGGCTGCGGCGGGACAGGACATGCCTTGACATTGAGAGGGCTGTCGG TTCCAGGTATCAAATCACCCTATACTGTCTGCACACTGTCCTTTCACACAAGTGCCCCTGCCAGCAACAAGCAGGACTTTTACCAGATCCTGGGTATACCTCGGACAGCAACCCAGAAAGAGATCAAGAAAGCTTACTATCAG ATGGCCAAAAAGTACCACCCTGATACCAACAAAGATGACCCACAGGCCAAGGAGAAATTTGCTCAGCTGGCTGAGGCTTATGAG GTCTTAAGTGATGAGGTAAAGAGGAAGCAGTACGATACGTATGGCTCTGCTGGGTTTGACGCTGGCCAGGCTGGTGGTCGCCAGCAGTACTGGAGCGGACAGGCGAGCAGTGTGGACCCAGAGGAGCTTTTCCGCAAGATCTTTGGGGAATTTTCTGGAGGCCGTGGCTTTGGGGATTTCGGTGCCATATTTGATCAACCACAGGAG TACATCATGGAGCTGACGTTCACTCAGGCAGCAAAAGGGGTCAACAAAGAGATGTCAGTTAATTTAGACACAACCTGCCAGCGCTGTGATGGCAAGGGCCACGAGCCTGGCACCAAGGTGCAGCACTGCCACTACTGCAACGGCTCAGGCATG GAGACAGTGAATACTGGCCCGTTTGTGATGCGCTCTACATGCCGTCGGTGCGGTGGCAAAGGTACAGTCATCGCCACGCCCTGTCACTCCTGCCATGGAACGGGACAGACCAAGCAGAGGAAGACTGTGATGGTGCCTGTGCCTGCAG gaGTGGAGGACGGTCAAACGGTCAGAATGCCCATCGGCAAGAAAGAGGTTTTCATCACGTTTCGG GTCCAGAAAAGTCCTGTATTCAGGAGGGATGGTGCAGATGTCCACTCTGACGTGTTCGTTTCTGTGGCCCAAGCCATCCTGGGCGGCACAGCCAGAACACAGGGCCTCTACGAAACACTCAATTTATCA ATCCCTGCAGGCATCCAGACAGACCAGAGGATCCGTCTGTCTGGGAAGGGAATCGCTCGTGTCAGCGGCTATGGCTTTGGAGACCACTACATCCATGTCAAAATCAAAGTGCCCAA aacactgacagacagacagagagctctGCTGATGAGCTACGCTGAGGACGAGACGGACGTGGAGGGGACAGTGAACGGTGTCACTGTCACCACCACAG GTAAAAGATTTACTGGGAACTGA
- the tedc2 gene encoding uncharacterized protein tedc2 — protein MSLLTAVEDAIGACKAEQVKLNASIHLYRTILQSLTPETKNVLEDADFLDAAATDSDIPPGEKEEIELLEQALEKALWIRTGTGLSKRKPDRNGPTQPHNEPGGAVVRPKEGTQAKVASKGNQTTIRSTFKSTSIDKKEPQKPSSVLHSRTTTGHHPRQHKPGVNSKLMQKQPVSLAKVVPFQAAKKVHQTVSNAPEQGQLHTSGAQSKYEAIQSRQMNGGDVGNTSRPSPKNPLSASQAEETGAQSSPQQNEILSEQIAKWTSLRSKQNRLWDKALTLQMKPVPARNHFMERMRATFPKDWPCGSPDQTRALVNKLTHQGQDLTRSYQTMQVLAKQGLAGGNEQGGRENKSESHLTLENLEMMAVELQKHADQVKQEWEAWDRWRPEGGCLCPVEAHGQWGDGTMAPLISTVTYKTEAELRELEKLRMRVALLQQELCIQQALSDILSPQLSTVVEGPGCHSPSVLRDLYSLLGEGGEQFPALVLDTEPG, from the exons ATGTCGCTGCTGACCGCGGTGGAGGATGCTATCGGAGCATGTAAAGCCGAACAAGTCAAGCTGAACGCCAGCATTCATCTGTACAGGACGATATTACAGAGCCT GACACCAGAGACAAAGAATGTTCTCGAAGATGCAGATTTTTTGGATGCTGCTGCTACAG ACTCAGATATTCCAccaggggagaaagaggaaatagAGTTACTGGAACAAGCACTGGAGAAAGCTCTTTGGATCCGCACTGGTACAGGACTTTCTAAAAGAAAACCTGACAGAAATGGACCCACTCAGCCTCACAATGAACCAGGTGGCGCCGTTGTCAGACCCAAGGAGGGCACTCAGGCCAAGGTGGCCTCTAAAGGCAATCAGACAACCATTAGATCAACTTTCAAATCCACCAGCATTGACAAAAAAGAGCCACAGAAGCCTTCCTCTGTGCTGCATTCAAGAACTACCACTGGTCACCATCCCAGACAGCACAAACCTGGAGTCAACAGCAAGTTGATGCAGAAACAGCCTGTCTCATTAGCTAAGGTGGTGCCTTTCCAGGCAGCTAAGAAAGTACATCAGACTGTCTCTAACGCTCCTGAACAGGGTCAGCTACACACCTCAGGTGCCCAATCTAAGTATGAGGCCATTCAAAGCAGGCAGATGAATGGTGGGGATGTGGGCAATACATCCAGGCCCTCTCCTAAGAATCCATTGTCTGCTTCACAAGCAGAGGAGACTGGAGCTCAGAGTTCACCTCAACAGAATGA GATACTCTCTGAACAGATAGCAAAATGGACGTCTCTGAGGAGCAAGCAAAACAG GTTGTGGGACAAAGCACTTACTTTACAAATGAAGCCTGTGCCAGCAAGGAATCACTTCATGGAGAGAATGAGAGCTACG TTTCCCAAGGATTGGCCTTGTGGCAGCCCAGATCAGACCAGGGCTCTGGTGAATAAGCTGACCCACCAGGGGCAAGACCTGACCCGGTCCTACCAGACCATGCAGGTTCTGGCCAAACAGGGCTTGGCAGGAGGCAACGAGCAAG GTGGTAGGGAAAACAAATCTGAATCTCATCTGACTCTTGAAAACCTGGAGATGATGGCAGTAGAGCTCCAAAAACATGCAGACCAAGTGAAACAAG AGTGGGAAGCATGGGATCGATGGAGGCCAGAGGGAGGATGTCTTTGCCCTGTCGAGGCACATGGTCAGTGGGGAGATGGGACGATGGCACCCCTGATATCCACTGTGACTTACAAAACAGAGGCCGAGctgagagagctggagaagCTGAGGATGAGGGTTGCACTTTTACAACAAGAGCTATGCATACAacag GCTCTGTCAGACATCCTATCCCCTCAGCTCTCAACTGTGGTCGAGGGCCCTGGATGTCATAGCCCCAGTGTGCTAAGAGATCTCTATTCCTTGctgggagaaggaggggagcaGTTCCCTGCCTTGGTCTTGGATACTGAACCTGGCTAA
- the dnaja3a gene encoding dnaJ heat shock protein family (Hsp40) member A3a isoform X1 has translation MMASSAVRSSTRWITVVVSSGRRRASGSFLCSSHAGLRTVSTLGAQKRWPGGSPGCGGTGHALTLRGLSVPGIKSPYTVCTLSFHTSAPASNKQDFYQILGIPRTATQKEIKKAYYQMAKKYHPDTNKDDPQAKEKFAQLAEAYEVLSDEVKRKQYDTYGSAGFDAGQAGGRQQYWSGQASSVDPEELFRKIFGEFSGGRGFGDFGAIFDQPQEYIMELTFTQAAKGVNKEMSVNLDTTCQRCDGKGHEPGTKVQHCHYCNGSGMETVNTGPFVMRSTCRRCGGKGTVIATPCHSCHGTGQTKQRKTVMVPVPAGVEDGQTVRMPIGKKEVFITFRVQKSPVFRRDGADVHSDVFVSVAQAILGGTARTQGLYETLNLSIPAGIQTDQRIRLSGKGIARVSGYGFGDHYIHVKIKVPKTLTDRQRALLMSYAEDETDVEGTVNGVTVTTTGGGSSGKRSEAGQSRQEKEGEMKQEGGFFSKLKKLFSSS, from the exons ATGATGGCGTCCTCGGCGGTCCGCAGCTCCACACGCTGGATTACTGTTGTCGTGTCCTCTGGACGTCGACGAGCTAGCGGTAGTTTTCTGTGCTCGTCACACGCAGGGCTCCGCACTGTCTCTACCCTGGGAGCGCAAAAGCGATGGCCGGGAGGGAGCCCGGGCTGCGGCGGGACAGGACATGCCTTGACATTGAGAGGGCTGTCGG TTCCAGGTATCAAATCACCCTATACTGTCTGCACACTGTCCTTTCACACAAGTGCCCCTGCCAGCAACAAGCAGGACTTTTACCAGATCCTGGGTATACCTCGGACAGCAACCCAGAAAGAGATCAAGAAAGCTTACTATCAG ATGGCCAAAAAGTACCACCCTGATACCAACAAAGATGACCCACAGGCCAAGGAGAAATTTGCTCAGCTGGCTGAGGCTTATGAG GTCTTAAGTGATGAGGTAAAGAGGAAGCAGTACGATACGTATGGCTCTGCTGGGTTTGACGCTGGCCAGGCTGGTGGTCGCCAGCAGTACTGGAGCGGACAGGCGAGCAGTGTGGACCCAGAGGAGCTTTTCCGCAAGATCTTTGGGGAATTTTCTGGAGGCCGTGGCTTTGGGGATTTCGGTGCCATATTTGATCAACCACAGGAG TACATCATGGAGCTGACGTTCACTCAGGCAGCAAAAGGGGTCAACAAAGAGATGTCAGTTAATTTAGACACAACCTGCCAGCGCTGTGATGGCAAGGGCCACGAGCCTGGCACCAAGGTGCAGCACTGCCACTACTGCAACGGCTCAGGCATG GAGACAGTGAATACTGGCCCGTTTGTGATGCGCTCTACATGCCGTCGGTGCGGTGGCAAAGGTACAGTCATCGCCACGCCCTGTCACTCCTGCCATGGAACGGGACAGACCAAGCAGAGGAAGACTGTGATGGTGCCTGTGCCTGCAG gaGTGGAGGACGGTCAAACGGTCAGAATGCCCATCGGCAAGAAAGAGGTTTTCATCACGTTTCGG GTCCAGAAAAGTCCTGTATTCAGGAGGGATGGTGCAGATGTCCACTCTGACGTGTTCGTTTCTGTGGCCCAAGCCATCCTGGGCGGCACAGCCAGAACACAGGGCCTCTACGAAACACTCAATTTATCA ATCCCTGCAGGCATCCAGACAGACCAGAGGATCCGTCTGTCTGGGAAGGGAATCGCTCGTGTCAGCGGCTATGGCTTTGGAGACCACTACATCCATGTCAAAATCAAAGTGCCCAA aacactgacagacagacagagagctctGCTGATGAGCTACGCTGAGGACGAGACGGACGTGGAGGGGACAGTGAACGGTGTCACTGTCACCACCACAG GTGGGGGCAGCAGTGGTAAGCGGTCTGAGGCAGGTCAAAGCAGgcaagagaaggaaggagagatgaaACAGGAGGGGGGCTTCTTCTCCAAATTAAAGAAATTGTTTAGTTCCTCCTGA
- the hmox2b gene encoding heme oxygenase 2: MSAEKMETTDIMSNGAGPVYEEKEETLGPEDLSELLAAGTKEVHEKAENTQFVKDFLRGRIRKELFKLGAVALYYTYTAMEEEIEKNKDHPHFAPLYFPVELHRHEALARDLEYFYGPDWQSQVSCSPATQHYVDRIHQVGQEDPVLLVAHAYTRYMGDLSGGQVLKKVAQRALKLPSTGEGLEFYQFDAIHSAKAFKQLYRSRMNELELDMETKQKLVDEAVKAFQFNMEVFEELEEIGKTIQEDVLDAGMPVHGAMGGDISKCPYYAAKMAASGGTAYVCQLAMAVLRHPTGQVLFATWVAALAGLAAWYLM; the protein is encoded by the exons ATGTCAGCAGAGAAGATGGAAACGACTGACATCATGTCCAACGGAGCAGGGCCAGTGtatgaagagaaagaggagaccCTCGG TCCTGAGGACTTGTCTGAGCTGCTGGCAGCTGGGACCAAGGAGGTTCATGAGAAGGCTGAGAACACCCAGTTTGTCAAGGACTTCCTCAGGGGACGCATTCGCAAAGAGCTCTTCAAG CTTGGTGCTGTGGCTCTTTACTATACCTACACAGCCATGGAGGAGGAGATTGAAAAGAACAAGGACCACCCCCACTTTGCTCCTCTTTATTTCCCTGTGGAGCTGCACCGCCATGAGGCCCTGGCCAGAGACCTAGAGTATTTTTATGGTCCGGACTGGCAGAGTCAGGTTAGTTGCTCTCCAGCCACCCAGCACTATGTGGACCGTATTCATCAGGTAGGCCAAGAGGACCCAGTGCTGCTGGTGGCCCATGCTTACACCCGCTACATGGGGGATCTGTCCGGTGGGCAGGTGCTAAAGAAAGTGGCCCAGCGAGCCTTGAAGCTGCCCTCCACTGGAGAGGGCCTGGAATTCTATCAGTTCGACGCCATCCATAGTGCCAAAGCATTCAAGCAGCTGTACCGCAGCCGGATGAACGAGCTGGAACTGGacatggaaacaaaacagaagctgGTGGATGAAGCTGTCAAGGCCTTCCAGTTCAACATGGAG GTGTTTGAGGAATTAGAAGAGATTGGTAAGACCATCCAGGAGGATGTTCTAGATGCTGGCATGCCTGTCCATGGAGCAATGGGTGGAGACATCAGCAAATGCCCCTACTATGCTGCAAAAATGG CGGCTAGTGGTGGGACAGCATATGTCTGTCAGCTAGCCATGGCTGTGCTCAGACACCCAACAGGACAGGTCCTATTTGCTACCTGGGTCGCAGCCCTGGCTGGATTGGCTGCATGGTATCTCATGTGA
- the dnaja3a gene encoding dnaJ heat shock protein family (Hsp40) member A3a isoform X3 — protein sequence MAGREPGLRRDRTCLDIERAVGAPASNKQDFYQILGIPRTATQKEIKKAYYQMAKKYHPDTNKDDPQAKEKFAQLAEAYEVLSDEVKRKQYDTYGSAGFDAGQAGGRQQYWSGQASSVDPEELFRKIFGEFSGGRGFGDFGAIFDQPQEYIMELTFTQAAKGVNKEMSVNLDTTCQRCDGKGHEPGTKVQHCHYCNGSGMETVNTGPFVMRSTCRRCGGKGTVIATPCHSCHGTGQTKQRKTVMVPVPAGVEDGQTVRMPIGKKEVFITFRVQKSPVFRRDGADVHSDVFVSVAQAILGGTARTQGLYETLNLSIPAGIQTDQRIRLSGKGIARVSGYGFGDHYIHVKIKVPKTLTDRQRALLMSYAEDETDVEGTVNGVTVTTTGGGSSGKRSEAGQSRQEKEGEMKQEGGFFSKLKKLFSSS from the exons ATGGCCGGGAGGGAGCCCGGGCTGCGGCGGGACAGGACATGCCTTGACATTGAGAGGGCTGTCGG TGCCCCTGCCAGCAACAAGCAGGACTTTTACCAGATCCTGGGTATACCTCGGACAGCAACCCAGAAAGAGATCAAGAAAGCTTACTATCAG ATGGCCAAAAAGTACCACCCTGATACCAACAAAGATGACCCACAGGCCAAGGAGAAATTTGCTCAGCTGGCTGAGGCTTATGAG GTCTTAAGTGATGAGGTAAAGAGGAAGCAGTACGATACGTATGGCTCTGCTGGGTTTGACGCTGGCCAGGCTGGTGGTCGCCAGCAGTACTGGAGCGGACAGGCGAGCAGTGTGGACCCAGAGGAGCTTTTCCGCAAGATCTTTGGGGAATTTTCTGGAGGCCGTGGCTTTGGGGATTTCGGTGCCATATTTGATCAACCACAGGAG TACATCATGGAGCTGACGTTCACTCAGGCAGCAAAAGGGGTCAACAAAGAGATGTCAGTTAATTTAGACACAACCTGCCAGCGCTGTGATGGCAAGGGCCACGAGCCTGGCACCAAGGTGCAGCACTGCCACTACTGCAACGGCTCAGGCATG GAGACAGTGAATACTGGCCCGTTTGTGATGCGCTCTACATGCCGTCGGTGCGGTGGCAAAGGTACAGTCATCGCCACGCCCTGTCACTCCTGCCATGGAACGGGACAGACCAAGCAGAGGAAGACTGTGATGGTGCCTGTGCCTGCAG gaGTGGAGGACGGTCAAACGGTCAGAATGCCCATCGGCAAGAAAGAGGTTTTCATCACGTTTCGG GTCCAGAAAAGTCCTGTATTCAGGAGGGATGGTGCAGATGTCCACTCTGACGTGTTCGTTTCTGTGGCCCAAGCCATCCTGGGCGGCACAGCCAGAACACAGGGCCTCTACGAAACACTCAATTTATCA ATCCCTGCAGGCATCCAGACAGACCAGAGGATCCGTCTGTCTGGGAAGGGAATCGCTCGTGTCAGCGGCTATGGCTTTGGAGACCACTACATCCATGTCAAAATCAAAGTGCCCAA aacactgacagacagacagagagctctGCTGATGAGCTACGCTGAGGACGAGACGGACGTGGAGGGGACAGTGAACGGTGTCACTGTCACCACCACAG GTGGGGGCAGCAGTGGTAAGCGGTCTGAGGCAGGTCAAAGCAGgcaagagaaggaaggagagatgaaACAGGAGGGGGGCTTCTTCTCCAAATTAAAGAAATTGTTTAGTTCCTCCTGA